The genome window TATTTTCACAGATGCATGTGAAACACCTGTGGAAATGTTCCTAAATAGGTGAGGACTGAATATGATTTGCGTGGTTGATTGTCTCTCGGGAACGTTTTGCCTTTGCGTGAAATAGAATAGAAAAACTGTATTTGTCCACACTGgtgtttttattgttatttattgtttatagtcgaatttctctctgtctatatttctctctctctcagtcttctCATTTGGCATAGTGGTATTTGTTACTGATTGGACAGAGTGATTTGGCAGCAGGCTGTTTCtgactccacccctccccttggGGACTATTTCTATATTGATGCTCCAGTTTACATTATGTTCCTTTGAAGCTGGGGAtggaggggcgggggcggggggggggggggggcagtactaTTGAGTAAGAGGCTTAAATCAAACACAAATTCATTTTAGCTTTAAGGAcccatctctatttctctctctctcaaaccaaCATGATTCTGATCTGCTGATTGAACTGCTGAACACAACGTTTCCCCCACAAACACAGGATCATTCAAACATGCTTTGAACCTGTTTCTGTAAGGGAGACACAAGCACTATGATTGGTGACTCATGttctcatttgtgtgtgtgactgcaaaggggtcagtgtgtgctcgtgtgtgtgttctgcttgtgtgtgtgtgtgtgtgaagtgaaggctgaagagagagggtggagatgggATGAAGGGTGACTGGTTCAGGTGGTTGTCACAGCCTAAGCTCACTAACTACGGAGTGGGTGGAATAGAGGAGCGACATTGATAGTTATCAGTGGCAGCATCAGgtttggttagtgtgtgtgtacgtgtgtgtgtgtgtacgtgtgtgtatggggaAAGAGCTTTTACTTGGGCCTAAAGAAAACGGAAGCGAGAATTGAGAAAGAGCTCCTCTCAGGCCAGCAGTTCTCTCAGCCCAGTGCAGTTTACTCAGGCAGGCTGAATTAGGAGAAATGAgaccaagatgacatcattgagGAGTTAGCTTTTCTCTGGGCCTGACTGACCTCATCAGGCACCGCAGATGATGACTAGGATGATGCTAAGGTCTGGTACAGGAGTTTGCCCAAAAGAGAAAAAgactggaaggggggggggggggagagagagagagagtgaggaagggtaAACAGGAAAATGACAGGAGTGAGaaacagataaagagagaaatcggggagagagaaagggagaataaagagcgagggagaacaGACTGATGGAAATAAAGAGAAGTCAAAAAAGAGAGGCAGATGGCTGTGCTCTGTCGATACTGACTCAAGCGATGGCTGTAGAGCTCTGACAGAGATTTGATAAACAGGCCTCTGTGCCACAGGCCAAATCAGATCTGGCCACAATAAAACGGATGGAACAGTATGAGCAGCAGTAGTAATTTTGGGACCTAAGAGCAACTTTTTGATTGTTTTATTGTCCTAACATTTCTCAGTGACTAGTGGAAAAGTAGTAATGGAACACGACAATGCAAAATGCAAAACCTAACTTGTTAATGGAAACCAGGCCAACATTTGGGCTGGGGTTTCCATCCTTATTTATGTGCCTATTATGGGTAGTGAAAGCACACTACCAGGAAACTCAGCTGTGCCACTGCCTACGAGTTTGGTGTGAAACCTGGTGTTAATTGAAACAGCAACTCCACTTCCTTCTCTGTCCTAATAAGACCTCAGCTTTGTCTTAGCTTTCATTATTTATGCAGGATCACATGCAGTGGATGACTGCAGATGCAGGCCCTGTCACCGTTCCATTGGCTGAGCAGGGAGGTGGACACATGCCACACATGGGCTAGTCACAACaacgctgagagagagagagagggagagagagagggagagagggagagagagacggagagggagagggagacggagagggagagggagagggggacggggagggggagggggggagagaagggggggtggctTTTGAGTTTTTACTGTGACACATTTTGCAGGTCTTGCCGTTTAGGGAAAATGGGGACAGATTATAGTATGCCACAATAGCCAGGCTACAGCAAACGGTGCAGACAAGCAGAGCAACAAAATGGAGCCTGTAGACACAGAGGCAACCTCCAGAGGAAACACCTTCAGAGAAAGACTGGGGGTGCTTAAGCATGCTTTTTCTGTTAGCTAGTCTTTATTCCCCTGTTGTGTTGACAGCTGCCATGGAGATGACCATGGAGAGCCAGCTGTGGTgattttgcacacacacacacacacacacacacacacacacacacacacacacacacgcacgcatgcacacacacacacacacacacacacacacattcactccagCGATAGCTtagagatggggtgggggggggtgagtccATGTGTGACCTCATTCTTCCTACTCCATCCTTCCCTGAAATGCCCCATATggctctccactctcctcagtATTGACTACTGTAACCCAATACTGCTCTTCACGTTATTGAGTTTTGTATTATAGAATCCCCAGATACATTCGTACAGCCTGTCTGGGGGTGAATAAATCAAGCCTATCCATGTCTAGTACATGATTTCTCGGACACTTTATTTAATTAGTTTTGATTCAACCATCAAATCCCATACATGCAGAGCAGGAAAATTAATACAAGAGAGATGCTTGATGGTGTGACAGCTTTATGCTTGACTGCTTATTAGGTTTAAATGCCATGATCTATGGTTGGGTTATGAGTAACTTTTGttttgttaatgtgtgtgtgtatgtgtttgtgtgcagcacTTTAATAAGCTTAGGGAGCAGAGCGCTAATACTATGTTGTAGCAAAAATGTATCACTCCCAACAATCCATTTCACTAATGAGCTGTTGCTCtaatcagacaaacacacgcactcagacacatgcacagacagacagacagacacaaacgtaTTTGCAAACATACTCTCACTCCTAGAACTGTGTAATTGTGCAGTTAGGAACAcgcaaatagacacacacagatataactCTTTGTATTTGTTGAGAATTTATTTGAAAAGAGCAAATCTTCTAATCACCATTGCTGTAGAAGCAGAATCTAAGAACGACATCCTTAGAAGATTGAACCTTTAATTAAAGAATAGTTTTTTTATGATTCAGTTGTTTCCATGAGAAAACTTAGTGGTATGTTGATATGACAGGAAACAACAAATTGATAATGAAAAAGTCTACATTATCCCTCTCACCCATGTTTAAGCAAGCCCAAGACCAGATCCCCTGTGGTGGTTATCATGCAGAGGTTCTCAATGAATAGCAGTTTAACGTGTGAGTAGTGTTAGACACCATTCAAAGCCATGTACCGTACACAGGACAAGCAACTCTGTATGGAACACTGGAGCATTGCAGCAATTAGCGGTCATCATCCTGTTGTCTCCGGTCACGTTACATGTGCCAGGTTTAGGCAGCGGTGGCAAAGCCCACGCGGTTGTAGGCGCGGTCGTAGACGGAGTAGTATGACCTGAGGAACACGTCTCCAAAGATCCACAGAGGCTGTCCGTTCTGAGAGGGCAGGTAGGTGGGGGTGATGGCCACCACGCACTCCTGGTTTTCCTGCATGGACAAACAGATGTTGttgctagacacacacatgatatTATGGCGCCACGTTCTAATGCTCTGACAAGATCCTATTCCCATACACACGCTttcatacccacacacaaacacacacacacacacacacactgacctaccTGTTGAATgtaggcagagggaggcagagggaagggAACCCCGCTCAGAGTGAAGGAAAAGGTTGGAAGGTTGCTGGCCTGGCTGCAGTCCACAACGTACTGGAGCAACAAAAACATTGCATAATACGTAGTTTAACTTTGTAATTGCTTGATTTATCTTTTTACATGGTCCTGAAAGTATTTCCTGCACTTCCAGTCCCTCTGTTTTGGTGGTAAAGAGAGACTGGTTTAGTTTACCCCTACATTAGTCTTTCGCCACATCCTGCTGGTATAGACTGGAGCATTGCGCCCTGTCTGCAGCTGTGCGGCTCACCTGTCCATACTGGTTCCTCTGGGCTCCGATGGACTGCATGATGCCTCCTATGAGAGAACTAGGGGCGGTGAGCATGGAGGTGCCTGTGTCCACAATGGCCTGGCAGCCCTGACTGCACCAGCCCGTCTCCTGGCCGTTAATCCCGAACctaacagagaacacacacggaTGACTCATAAGCCCCGGGGCCAGATTCTCATCCAAAACGGACTGAATAGACAACTCACCACAGCAATGTGTCTTGTCTATGACTTATTATTCCAAATAACATTGACTTTTGAGATACCGTAGCTCAAGTTATCATGTAACATTGAGACACCTTTCGTGTGAATCATGTGCATAGTCTGTTGTTTGCGTTTTGTAGGGTTTTGGCTCTTACCCAGAAACACCAATCTGCCAGTAGGTCTGGGAGGTAACGGGAGTCCAGTAGATCTGGCCTGAATACTTGGTGTTGTCTACTCCTCCGAATGACAGCTCACTGCCCTGCTGCCCGCCACTGCAATATTAAACACAGCACAGCTAATACCCAACCGAATCTGGACACTATGCCACTGTGCGTACCGATAGACTACATGCTGTTGGAATGGTATTGTACTAGTAATTTACTAGTCTGGCATTGGCTTGTGTCAAAAAAAAGAATTTAAGCTGTTTTTCAGATGGTGTGCTTGAGTAAGTTAGCATTGTTCTTGTAGAGTAGGCTAGTGTTGTACTAGTAGTGTTGGTTTATGTAGGTCAGAGGTAGTCATACCCGGTCATGTAGAAGGCAAAGATGTCTGCCTGCAGGAGACGCTTGGACATCATGTTGTCCATGACGGGGGTCTCCCCTCCAGCAGAGATGGTAGGGTAGGATAGACCCAAGATGCCGTCAAACTTAGCCACAACAAAGTTCTGACCTGGCTCATTAGTGCTTAGTCCAATCTCCTGGTTGTTGATGACAATCCCACCAACCTACAGAGTTCATATTACCAAAAGGGTTACAACAGTCAGACTTACATTGACAGTGAGATATCCTAACAACAGTCTTACTTACATTGACAGTGGGATATCCTAACAACAGTCAGACTTACATTGACAGTGAGATATCCTAACAACAGTCGGACTTACATTGACAGTGAGATATCCTAACAACAGTCAGACTGACATTGACAGTGAGATATCCTAACAACAGTCGGACTTACATTGACAGTGAGATATCCTAACAACAGTCGGACTGACATTGACAGTGAGATATCCTAACAACAGTCGGACTTACATTGACAGTGAGATATCCTAACAACAGTCGGACTTACATTGACAGTGAGATATCCTAACAACAGTCGGACTGACATTGACAGTGAGATATCCTAACAACAGTCGGACTTACATTGACAGTGTCATATCCAAACACCCCGTAGAGGCTCCCGGCTCCGTAGGGCAGGTAGAAGGTCTGTCCCTTGGCAGAGTAAGTGGAAGAGGCCTGGGGATTGAactttgtgtgtgcatctaGAAATGATCAAAAACGATAAGTGTAGTTCAGTggcagagcatttgactgctttAGATCGAATGAATGCATCATATAAAAAGGGGGCCTCAGTGACATATATTAAATCGAAATTCCTTGCATCGCAAGAGCAGCATTGTCATTGTTGTCATTTTCAATAGAGTTTCTGTGCATTCTTCACTTTACACTTCAAAGGAGACAGGTATGAAATGGAAAACACTATCATGAAAATGTGATCTGAACGGCTTGAGCCATCATTGGAAAGCTTGTTAATTTTGAAGTTGTATAGCCACTAGAGATGGACTCACTGCAGGCCTGGGTGTTGCAGTAGATGGAATCTACCCACAGGTTTGCAGAGCCAGTGTCAAACAACACCTGGAAGGACTGGGGTGGTGTGCCAATGGTAATTGCTCCATAGTAGGTGGTCTAGAGGACACAGTTACCAGG of Osmerus mordax isolate fOsmMor3 chromosome 4, fOsmMor3.pri, whole genome shotgun sequence contains these proteins:
- the LOC136942043 gene encoding gastricsin-like, whose amino-acid sequence is MKFLIVVLACAVVAEGIVRVPLVKHKSIRQALREKGVHLPYQDPALKYQPTEFAGGSTAMYINNYADTTYYGAITIGTPPQSFQVLFDTGSANLWVDSIYCNTQACNAHTKFNPQASSTYSAKGQTFYLPYGAGSLYGVFGYDTVNVGGIVINNQEIGLSTNEPGQNFVVAKFDGILGLSYPTISAGGETPVMDNMMSKRLLQADIFAFYMTGGGQQGSELSFGGVDNTKYSGQIYWTPVTSQTYWQIGVSGFGINGQETGWCSQGCQAIVDTGTSMLTAPSSLIGGIMQSIGAQRNQYGQYVVDCSQASNLPTFSFTLSGVPFPLPPSAYIQQENQECVVAITPTYLPSQNGQPLWIFGDVFLRSYYSVYDRAYNRVGFATAA